The DNA region GTCTTTGCGCCATCAGAAAAAGTAGTGGACTTGGCAATCAATTCTGTCAAAAAGGGTGGAACCATAGTCCTTGGAGTACTGGCAAATATTCCAAACTTTGATGTATTTACAGAAAAAACTCTGCGTGGAACTATGATTGGCTCTAGATCAGACATGGCAGATGTGGTAAGGTTGGCAAAACAAAACGACCTGAGAGTAATCTTCAAGTCATTTCCGCTGGAGCAGGCAAATTGCGTACTAGAGGATCTCAAATATTCCAGAATAGAGGCTCGTGCAGTTCTTACGCCTTAAATAAACCAAAACCAAAATTGTTTTCGTGAACTGTAAGCGTTGCCACCACGTCAGGCAGGCCCATGAAGAATCAAAAAACGATTCATTCCTAAAGCTCGGCAAGTGTGCCATACCGGGATGTCCTTGCAGACAATTTGTAGAATCCATTGAAAAGCTAGATGAAGAGCTCATGTGATTCATATTGAAATTATCAGAGTGAATACTATGGGAAACCACCAGTCACCAAATGATATTAAAAAAGAGCTGGATGTCATGCTATCAAAGCTAAATGCATTGGAGATTGTCGCTCATGACGAATTCCAAAAGGGCACAGTCAAGGTTTTGCGCAGACTGGTTGAAGGTCAGATTCATTCGATTAACGAGTTTGATCACCTAAAAAAAGCACTAGACCTACTGACATTACAGATATTTGAAATCAAAAAGAAAACAGACTTACTTTAATATAGTATCAGACAAGCCACATTCCTTGCATTTCATCAAAATACTAGACCCGAGATCTTGGGTTTTTTCCATTATTCCGCCACAGCAAGGACAGTTCATAGTATAATGATATTATTATTCGATATTAGTATCATTTGAATTGCACGGTGGAATATATTTTTCTGCGATTTTATGTACAATTCTTTGTCTTTGGTTTTGCTCAGAGCCCCACATCGGGTAAATGCACAGATGCAGGTTTTGTTCCGATGCATGTGAGAGCCAACACTTGAACTTGTCATGTTTGGTGAAGAATCCCGCATCGTCTGTTTTGCCAGACTCTCCCACATGGATAATCTGAAATGCTTCTTTGCTTTTTGACAAAATGATATACAAGACTTCTTCCATTGGCGGTCCCCACTCTGATAGTCGAATTGGTCCCAAAAACTCGTAGTTTAGGATCTGAATTGCCATTGTTTTGGATTGAACTAGGCCTGTTTTGTGCCTTTTGTGAAAAAGCTGAAGGATGATTCTGGACAAGCACCCACGAAGAGGTGCCGCAAGAACTTCAGGAATTATAGTATAATGATACCAATCCATAAGGATCTGTGTGTTCAATCCGATGCACAACTGATCAGGTAGGATCAAAAATGTGCAAAAAAACTAAAAAGGGATAAATCATCCTCAGAATTAAGGCAGTACGATGGAAAGCAAAGAAAAAAATCCACACAATTATCGAACGGTAGGCTATTCCATGATTTTGGTTGCCGCATCCCTAGTAGTTATTGCCTTGCTGTATCTAGCAATTGGAGACGATGTGTTATACGCTGACAGAATAAGCAAGGAAAGACAATACCAATACAAGCAATTCCTTGAGGAAATGAATCTAAAGAATGAAGAGGAAAAAGCCTTAGAGGAAGTTAATCTCTCGCCTAGTCTTGACGAGTCAATGGACGTATCAAATAATCCCTAGTTACCTATACCCATTAGCAAAGTCTTCCCACATGTTCATTTTTGATGTGAGCTTGTTCATTTTGTATAGAGCCCCACCAATTATTCCCGCATGGTAAAAAGTGTACAGGTATACTTGGGATGACGAAGGCTCTGTATGCGATAGGCTCAATGCAACCATAGAGAAAAATATGAATGTGCCAAAAAACGTCGATATGCTGTTAACTATTCCTTGTAGTCCTATGATTCTCTTTGTGGCAACTGCCATCAGCGAAATGCTGGTGACAATGAGAAATGTAAGGCCACCATTGTGCGAGCTAAATTGGGTAACCCAATCTGCTAGGCCCATCTCAAGTATCGGCTTTTCAGGCAGGTGAATTCCGCCGTTTAATGCGAAGCTTACCGAGCTGAAGAGTCCTCCTATAATAAAGAAGAAAAGTAGGATCTTGATTATTCCTCGCTTGATTGGGCTGCGCGTTTCCGCAGGACTAATTGCTCGTTCGGTCAGCTTTAGTCCAAACAAAAACCCGACAAAGATTGTTGGAAAATATGCTAGTTCTATTAGGTACGGAGTGCTTTGTGTGAGCTCTCGAATCTGCGGCGCAAAGACCAAGAATAGCAAAATTGCAATAGATGCAGCCGAGGCAAAGATAATGATATTAACAAATGAAAAGCGTCGCTCACCTTCTGCATCTGCGCTCCAATTGAACATTTTTGAACCTTGATGAAACCAGATTAAAGAAAATGACGGAAAATCATTTGGTCTTGTTATCAACTTTAGTGTATTAAAAAAGAGGGCTAGGCGTATTTTGCAGGTTTTTGTCTTTTTGTTTATTTGTTCAATCGTGCTGCTTGCGGATTTTGTTCATTCTTTAAGTAGTGAATAAGATCGTCTTGCTCAGGCTTGTTTTTCTCAGGGTCGACATACTTTTTCAGTGAAGGGTCGGATGTGTAGTAACATGTGCCGAAACTTGGATTTGTGGTCTTTTTCCAAACTATTGGTTTTTTCTTCCACTGGATTTCGCTGCATCTGGATAAAGGTTAGCTTCAAAAAAAAGTAAGCCTGTTGTAAATACAACTGCAATAATTACTACATACTTGATGCTTTTTGTGAGATACTGAATACAAATAAAACTATTTTATGATTATCAGGCTTGCAAGCATTTAACAGAGACAACATCCGCCAATACTTGATGAAAAAGATCGCCATGATAATTGGTGCGATAATGATTTGCTTTGGTGTGTTGTTCCAATACCAAGGCAGAGGAGTCGTTGGGCCGGAATCCTCGTTTATGTACTATAACAAGGACTGGATCTACTACGGAAGCGCAATTGTGTTATCTGGAGTTGCGGTCTGTGGAGTTGGTGTGTTCTTGTATGTGCGAGCTAGATTACGGGCAAGGTAATAGTGCTTAATTTTTTTGGATTTGTTTATTTTTGAGGAAATTATTTCTGTTATTTCTTAGATATACTTGTGTCTAGATTTGCGACAATGTTGTATTCGCCATATGTTATCATTGTTGTTTTTACCTGAGCAAATGTGATGATTTTCTCCAGAATGGAATGCTCTTGTCCCATAATGCAGCTAACTATTACACATATGCAGTCTGGGTCATTTTATCTCCAGTATAGATAATGTGTTTGTCTGAAGATCAAAGACGCGGTTCAGATGGTTGTTCGTTTCTGTGATGTAGAGTTTTCCAACGTATAATTCCACATCACTAGGCTCGTACAGTCCCAAAATATTGCATGGTGGATTATCTGGAAGGCAGACGATGTCTTTTTGTGTCTTGCCAATAAGCGTGTAAACTTGACTTGTTTTCAGATCAATTACTAGAATTACGGAATTGTACGTGTCTGCAATAAATATTGCCTCAGATGTTGCGCACAGTCTCAGAGGATGCTGAAATAGCGCATAGTCAGCAGTACCATCTTCGTGGCCAAACTCGAATAATCCATAGCCAACCAAAGATTGCACGGCGTTTGTAGCAAGGTCGATTTTTCTTTATGCGGATGTTTCGCTGTCTGCAAAATTCAGTGCGTTTCCAGAAATGAACAGACCACTTGGTTGTGCCAGTTGCGCAATCTTTGCCGAGTTGTCTATGATGTTTTACTACCCTGTACCTTTGATACGGAAAAGCCAGACATTATTTGTAAAAATATAAATCAAAAATTAAAATCATCTAGTGTCCGCCGCCACCGGTGCATTGTGGTGGTGGGTTCGGGCAGCCGCAGATTTTGGAGTTGCCAAGCTTCCAGTTATTAAAAGACCAGTATTGTCCCGATTCGTGCTTTTTACTAAGTTCATCGCATGACATTTTTTCCACTATTTCGTGTTCTTCTATTTCCAGTGGTTTGATGACGATCTCTTTGTGAATTACGACATAGCCTCCAAAGGCTCCGCCTAGTACCAGAAATACTATAGCTACAATGAAGATTGGATCCATCATCGATTTGGCGTTAACTAGTATAGGTATTTTATCTTTCTGAAATTAAGACCAGATTTTTTCTTTGAATGTCAGTTTTTTGTTCAATACAAAATTAGATAGTGCGCTTGTTGCAACCGCCAGAACAAGTGCTATTGGATAGTCCATTTTGTTGTGATCAACTAGCAAATACACGATTGCAAGCTGTGCTAGTGCACCAAGCGAGCTTAGGCCTATGAATTTAGCATATTGGATAGATGTCTGCCTTAGCTCGAAGTTGCTGTCCCCAAAGGTCCATATTTTGTTGAGAATAAAGTTACTAGACATTGACACTGCAATACCAATTATCGTTGCGTGCAAATACCACAGATCCGAAACCACGTCAGTAAAGAGCGACGAGACAACATAGTTTATGGCAAGGCCGATTGCGCCGATAGAGTAGAATCTACCTGCCTTTGAGAAAAACATGACAGAATTGCGTCTTTCTTCCTTGTTTGCCTCCTTGCCGTATCGATATAGCTTCCAGACTGCCTTAAAATAATCAAATATTGTTTTAGAGTCAAGCTTGCTTTTTCCTAATTCCCGGTTTGTAAATGTGTAGGGGATTTCCAAGACGTTTGCGTTTTTTGCCTTTACTAGGATTTCAAGCAGCATCTTGTAGCCTATTGCGTCAAAGCTTAAGCCCTGAATCACTGGTTTTTTGAATGCGAAAAAGCCAGACATTGGATCTTTGGTGTTTACTCCAAGGCCGCGTTTTGCGATAAATGTCGCAAGTTTGGATAGTAATTTTCTTTTTCTGGTCCAACCGACAATGGCGCCGCCATTTACGTAACGCGATGCGACGACAATATCATATTTTGGGTGTTTTAGTGCATCAATCATTTTTGGCAAGAGGTTTGCAGGGTGCGACAAATCGCTGTCCATGACAACTATGGTATTACCAGTAGCAAGTTGCACGCCTTTGAGTATTGCAGATGCTAGTCCGTCCTTTGTCTTTCTATGTATTACCTCGATGGTGTTATTTGCAAACTTTTTGACGCTTTGCATGTATTCCTCGACCAGCTTACCTGTCCCATCCGGGGAATTGTCGTCAACTACTATTGTTTGTGTCCGAGTGTTCTTTGGCAAATTATCCTGAATTGATTTTAGAATTTTGAGAATGTTTTGTGATTCATTATATGTTGGGATGATAATAGATACCTGAGTACCACTAGGGATCTCGTTGTATTTCATGATTGATTCTTGCCCAAGTTTTAGAGTATTAAATGATTATTAAAATCAGTTAACGGATGAGCTAAATTCTTTAAAAACCAGCATCAAGTGGGCACTGCGGCTTGATTATTTCGCGCATTATCATTGTGGCAAACGATCCGCGCTGAAGTGTAAAGCTTACCGTATCAGACTTTATTGTAAATTCATCACATTGTATGGCGGCGCTTCTAAATCCGCCCTCGTTGGATGATTCCTGCATTTCCTTTAGATAGAAATCAGACGGCTTGACTTGTTCTTGCTCCAGTATTTTGGAAATGTGATAGTCGAATCTGGTCTTTTTGAAATAGGAAAAGCCAACCATCGGAATTGCTAGTTTTTGTGAGTCGTCCATTTGGTATTTGCCAAGCTTGGCGTTTTTGTCAAAGCAGACATCACCTTGTTGCGGCACAAAGAGTTCCTCGCCATAATTGTACGCACTAGTTAGTGTGAGATTGAACAGGTATGACTGGTAAGCCTCAACATACAGCCTACGAATCCCAATTGGTAATTCGTGGAGTGCCTTTTGAGGGTCGCCATGCTCTACCATTTGCAGTAGGACAATTTTTTCCAAATCCATTTGTGGAGGAATTACATCCAGTACTTTGGAATAGTTATCCGGATCTGTCATTTCCTGCCGTAGCTCGGTATTTTCCTGCGAATCATATTGTGAAGTAAAA from Nitrososphaerota archaeon includes:
- a CDS encoding glycosyltransferase family 2 protein, with amino-acid sequence MKYNEIPSGTQVSIIIPTYNESQNILKILKSIQDNLPKNTRTQTIVVDDNSPDGTGKLVEEYMQSVKKFANNTIEVIHRKTKDGLASAILKGVQLATGNTIVVMDSDLSHPANLLPKMIDALKHPKYDIVVASRYVNGGAIVGWTRKRKLLSKLATFIAKRGLGVNTKDPMSGFFAFKKPVIQGLSFDAIGYKMLLEILVKAKNANVLEIPYTFTNRELGKSKLDSKTIFDYFKAVWKLYRYGKEANKEERRNSVMFFSKAGRFYSIGAIGLAINYVVSSLFTDVVSDLWYLHATIIGIAVSMSSNFILNKIWTFGDSNFELRQTSIQYAKFIGLSSLGALAQLAIVYLLVDHNKMDYPIALVLAVATSALSNFVLNKKLTFKEKIWS
- the truD gene encoding tRNA pseudouridine(13) synthase TruD; this encodes MIPKIDSDIGIGLYTTKFVGCGGKIRTRLEDFLVSEVLGKKTLASLCDEGYAVYRLKKSGIDTNHALDLVFKKTGARLKALGLKDAHAVTMQYVCSMAMGKAIANYSDGKIILERIGFAKKPLSAKDMTGNNFVIRIDGADQLLSSFAESNKILNFYGYQRFGSKRPVTHLIGKAIIQKRFSDAVSLLLSFTSQYDSQENTELRQEMTDPDNYSKVLDVIPPQMDLEKIVLLQMVEHGDPQKALHELPIGIRRLYVEAYQSYLFNLTLTSAYNYGEELFVPQQGDVCFDKNAKLGKYQMDDSQKLAIPMVGFSYFKKTRFDYHISKILEQEQVKPSDFYLKEMQESSNEGGFRSAAIQCDEFTIKSDTVSFTLQRGSFATMIMREIIKPQCPLDAGF